The DNA sequence GCCCAGACATCCAGACCCCTGTAAATTCCTTGTGCTGCAGAAGACAGAAGAGCCTAGGCACCTTCCAGAGTCTATGAGTCAAATTCCCGTGTCCTGATGACTCTCTGGAGCAGCCAGTGCCTTGTCACAACTCCCAGGGTCCCCTCCATGCTGCAGAAACCtttgtgctgagcagggaggctgcagaacCTCCCCACCTCCCAGCTCCaccccagggagctgggctggggtctGCAGGGAAAGCAAGGGCTGCCAGCACATTCCTCCCCACTCACACACTGTAGTGAGGTCAAACCACAGGTCTCCTCTCAACTGCTGCAGCCAACAGCCTCACACAGCGTGGCTCTGAGCCGTGCTTCAGGCAAGATGGAAGAGGCTCCACTGCCAAAAACGGGGAAGGAATGTGAAGCAAGTGCCCTGAGCCAAGCCGGGGGTGTGAGGTGGGgaatggctgcagcagccacgTGGGGAGTGGTCAGGAATGCACAGCCCACTGAGGAGTGAGATTGGAGGGGCCATCCATGAAGCTTAGACAGCAATAAACCTCCAAGAGCCTTTTGCATTCTCATActgctctcctctccaggggCAGATACCAGCCAGTGCCCAGAGGAGATCACCCTGCAAGTGCCCAACACAGCTGAGAGCAAATCTCGCATTTCCTccacctcctctgcctccacGGACCTGAACAGTCTGGACACCAGCGAGGAGGGGGCCGAGACCCCCGTGGTGCAGTCGGATGAGGAGGACCTGCAGGAGGACAGTCCCAAAGAGCAGGTGGTGAGGAGCtagcaggcagctctgccctgctcccagcctcctCCCTACAGACTGGCCagctcagaaggaaaagctgctggtgCTCAGTGAACCCCATCCTGGACTGCTGCCCTGCCACAGGGGAGAGAGggttttcccctcctctccctccatgTGTTCTCCTGGCAGctaaaggagaaggaaaggggtACTGTAAGCTCCCAAAATTAACTCTTCAGGCTTTGCTGCTAACACTCCCTGCTTcaacccccccaccccccaacatgctcagcatcccacagccccaccacCTGCAGAAAGCCATCCCTTGGGAtccccttccccctgccctACTGACAAAGGGTCTGTCCAGACAAGCACTTAACGATGGCACAGAGAGAAATAACACTGATCTAACCAAGCAGTGGGCGTGTGTGTCATTGGGGAATGAGGGCTCAGAGGGGactgcaggagggagagcagtGCAGAGCCACTGTGCTCACTGTGCTACATATGCATGAACAAATGAAACCTCCTgttgcacagcccagggctggctcctgtgcccagggcagggacagacagcacaggccttggcagggaagggctgcagggcacCATGGGGAGCAACTCAGGCTCtacagagcacagacacagctggcctgagcagggctggggtgccACCAGCCATGAGCACAGGGGGCACTTCCAATGCAGATGGGCTgagcagagaacagcagcagctgctccccccGTGCTGCTCCACAGGATGGAGAAAACACCACCACCATGAGGCCACTGTACTGCCCACTTGGTGCAAAGCTGGGCACAAAGCTGGCCACAGGCCTCTTGCCACCATCAGTGGCTGCAGGCCAGGAAAGCgctgtccctgcctctgcaTCAGCACAGCCACGGTCACCATGGGGAAAGGAGCCTGGCAGATAAGCAACAGAAGCCAGGGAATGCTCTCCTCATcctggctgctccccaggggTGTTGAGACATTACTGCACTGTTGCTGTGCAGCCGGCACTTTGTGGGACCAGCTGGAGTGCCCCATAGCCGagtgcagcagaaatgtgtGGCATGTGCTGCCTTAAGCTGGGGAATTGATCAAGAAAAAAGGGGCAGGCTTCATGACTGTTCAGGCTGTAGCACAGGGACTTCCCTATCTAGGTATAGGGTAATTAACAGCTCTGGGTGGATGTTTTTACCTTTAATTTGGCTGATCAGTTCCAAAATGCATCTAAACCTTTATTACCTACAAGTATCCTGTTGCAAGGAGTTGCccagtgtaaaaaaaaaaatcaaataacaaAGCCAACAATATTATGTAAAtattacctttattttttttctgggcatGCTGACTTTCTGGTTTTATGTGATGCCATTAATTAgcaagagggggaaaaagataTATAAAGTAACTCCTTATTCTTCACAAACACTGAATCACATAGTCAGTTCCAAGTTAACTTGCATGAGAACCTAAGATCTGGGCAAGTGGGTAATCAACAACGTACAACAGCTGGTAAGTGGCAACCACACGTTGCTATAATTTCTATGCTTATTTCCTACTGGAACAAATCACCACACTCAAATCATCACGGGGAGAACGGAGATGCTGTGAGCTCCATCGGACCGTCAGCGCCGGcgctgtgctgctgtggccgCCGTTCCCGTCCCCGGCAGGCGGGTGTGGGAGCGGGGCGCTCCCGGACGGCTCCGCACCCGGAGATGGGCGCTGCCCTGCGGGAAGGAGCCGAGGAGCGAGGGAGAGCGGCGGGAACGGCTGAGAACTGGAAgccacctggggacagggacagttcTCGCAGCGTCCTGCGGCACTCCGGGGGAGCCGCCCAAGCTGGGACGGCGCCAGGGCCTCCCCTCAGCCCCGATTTCAGAGTGGCGGAGGGAGCGCTCGATCCCCCCTCACAGCGCCAGAGTTAACCGCGATCACCCCTGGGGTCCTTTCCGCGGTTCTGTGAGAGCGCTGGCGCTCGCtccggggctggggcaggcgCAGGCACAGCCGGGCTGGCGCTTCTCCTTCTCCCCGCGGGGGCTCCGTGCTCGCTCCGTGCAGCGGCTCCGGTGCCAGGCCGGGACAGCCCGGCGCTCACAGCGTCTCCATGGCGTCCCCGGAAGCGCCGCCATTGCCGGCACGGCGGAAGCGGAAGCGGCGCGGgacggggcggggcgggcggtgGGATGGCGGCggcggtgctgctgctgctgctgctggcggcgGCAGGGCCCGGGCCCGGGCGGGCGGAcgcgggccgggagcggcgggacGCGCTGCGGGAGGAGCTCCTGCTGAGCCCGCTGCCCACCGGCGATGTGGCCGCCACCTTCCAGTTCCGCACGCGCTGGGACGCGGACCTGCAGCGGGGCGCAGGTAgggcgggcccggccggggcgGACCGCGCCGCTATTGGCTGGCGCGGGGGCGGACCGCGTCGCTATTGGCTAGCACGGGGGCGGACCGCGCTGCTATTGGTTGGGGTGGTGCGCAGGAGCGGGGCTATCGCGGAGGGACCCCGCGACGTGATGGTTTGCATCGAGCGATGACGTCACGGGCGGGAATGACGTCAGAGGCGGGGTGAGGTGAGCAGGGACGGGGCAGAGCGAGGCTGTGGGGACGGAGCGGTGACATCACGGGGGGCCCGTGACGCCATCGGGCTGTGTGTGGTGGCGCAAGCAGAGGCAGTGCCGGTGATGTCGCGTTGGGGCAGGCCCTGGTTGATGTCGGGAAGGGATCGGGGATGCGAGAGGCAGGGACTGACGCTGCCCGCAGTCTCTCACTACAGGCTCTTCCCGAAGGCGCTGGGGCGGCTGGTGGCAGCGCTGGGCGTGCGGGAGCTGCACCTCGCGCTCACCCAGGGCTTCTGGCGCACCCGCTACTGGGGGCAGCCGCCCCTCCAGGCACCCGCTGGCGCCGAGCTCTGGGTCTGGTTCCAGCCCACGGTCACCGAGTAGGTACCCCAGCCACGGATCTGTCACTCTGGGTCCCCTCTGTGGCCACTGCTCCCAGGAGCGGTTGTTTGTCCCTCCTGAGGCAGCCACGGTGTGTGAGTGGGCCTCCTGGGTTGAAAAATGTCTGCTGGAAAGAAGAGCCCAGGAGTAGCTCTAAAAACCCACAGAACATACCCCATCTGTTCACAGGACAGGATGTGGTGCTGAGGGCAAATCCCTGTTCATTAAAGGCCCAAGTAATTCCCCTGTGGGCTCTGTGATGGCAAGCACTTAACGATGGCACAGAGAGAAATAACACTGATCTAACCAAGcagtgggtgtgtgtgtgtcattgGGGTACAACAGCATGGGGGATGAGGGTTCAGGGTGGATTGCAGGACCCTTGCTGCGCTGATACAGTGGGGCTGTATCTTGGCCTCTCATCCATGACTCACTTCCTTTGACTCCCATCCAGTACCTGtcaccacctccctgagcacaccagccctgtggggacTCACAGagccctctcctccctgcaagTGTCCCATCCCTTGTCTGCTGGTTGAGTCAGCCTTTGGAGCTGCACCAAGGCGTTGCTGTGGGCctcacagccccttccccattCACACATATCACCTcctgtgtgctcccagctcccctggcCTCTCTCCTCACATACCAGCCGTGCCCACCACCCTGTCCCTTGGCTCTGTGATGCCTGTgaagccctgctgtgtgtccctCAGATCTGATGTGTCAAAATAAAATaccaagagagctggagaatgCCAGCCCAGCAGTTTCTCTGCATACTTCATGCAGCTTTGGTAACCCAGTGTGGTCATTTCTGAATGTTACTGACTTAACACATGTTGTTTCAAGGATTTGAGCTGCTGAGTAATCTCTGGTGTCTCTTCTCACACAGTGTTGACAAAGCCTGGAAAGAACTGAGTAACATCCTTTCAGGAATATTCTGTGCTTCTCTCAACTTTATTGACTCGACCAACACAGTGATTCCAACAGCATCCTTCAAACCCCTGGGTTTGGCCAATGgtgagcctggctctgctctctcaCTTTAGTTCTGCCCTGGGCCACTGCCAGCATTCCAGGTGCAGGTCCTGCAATGACTCTGGGTCTGGGTGTGTACAACAGCATCCATTAACCCTTCCCAGGAAGGATTTCCTCTCCCTACAAACAAGGCTTGGATTTAAACAGAGGAAACCCACAAGTAATACATGGCAGGTGCTCCCAGGCCCTTACTTGACTctataaaaaatgttttatgaaaCAGTGAGGACCACAGGATTTAAGGCACTCACAAAAGAAGATCTGCTAGGATATATCCTTACCATTCTTTCCAATCACTCTGAACAGAGTGGGATCTAGTTCTGGTGGAGCTCACTGCATTTCAGGCATGCTCTGAGGGTGGTGGGATGTGGGGCACACTGGGTGTGgaacactgctgctgtgctcatggctgtagcactcccagcctgctctcctgcctctccctgcccagggacagatCACCATCTCCTGCGTTACGCTgtcctgcccagggaagttgtcTGCACAGAGAACCTCACCCCCTGGAAGAAGCTGCTGCCGTGTGGCTCAAAGGTAAAGAGAAGTCCTGCTGCCCAATGGGGCCACTCCTGATGGagctgggctcccagcagcaaTGTGGGAGCATGCACTGGGAGGTTCCCTCAGGACTTTCTCTCGGTGGGAGCagaggacagggcagggctgagtttctcctgttccctgcaggctgggctggctgtgctgctgaaggctgAGCGCCTGTTCCACAGCAGTTACCACTCCCAGGCAGTGCACATCCGCCCCATCTGCAGGGTAAGTGCTggctcagctccctccctgAGCTCCTCAAGAGAAAATCCAAAGCCCCCTTGTCACATTGCAAGGTATCACAGTGATTTGCTCAGCTACCCTGTGATGGGTTCACTGTGTCTAACACAGCTGTCATCCTCCTTCTCTGATAACCTCAATGGAAATCTTGTAATCCTGGTGGAggtccagctccatcctggtGTCCTCCCTCTCCAGAAGGTGTGATCAGAGCTGCTTGTCTCTTGTCCAGGATGCCTCCTGCCTGGCTATGTCCTGGGAGCTTAGACAGACTCTCACTGTGGTCTTTGACTTCTTTTCCAGTGGCCAAGGAAAGAAAGGTAAGcgtggtggctgtgctggcgtgctcccagcctgcagcacttgACCTGCCAGCTGACCTTGCTTCCCACAGACTGGTCCCTGTTTAAGATGTTCTCTCGCACGCTGACTGACACGTGTCCTCTGGCATCGCAAAGCAAAGTCTACGTTGACATTTCCCCCAAGAACAAGGTAAGCTCATGGGCCAGAAagcatcccctgctccctcagTTCTGCCACTTCTTGTGGCTCTGAAACATCCTCACCTCCATCCTCTGCATGGCCTGGCCTCTCAGGGGCTAACACAGGGAGGTGATTTTcttgctctgagcagggctgaggggagagcacagagctggctgttGGGTGGCAAAGCTCAGGGCTACCTGGAGGGACTTTGCTCAGTGCTGCCAGTTTCTTCAAGGGGCACTTTTTCCTTTCATGGTCCATTTGCTTTCCTCaggaaaaggagctgctggaagtgtCCCCCCCTCCAACATCAGTACACGAAGCTATTGTCCAGGGAGACAGGAGAACCTACGCTGTCTATGACCTGCTGAGCCCCTCCCTCTTCAACACATCTCGCAGCCTCAATGTGCAGCTGAAGTGGAAGCGGCCCCAAGACAGCTGTGAGTGAGCAGAACTTCACTTCACCTGCACCActggccagggctccagggctgAAAATCACCCCTCTGCTGTCCTTGCTCTTCACAGCGGAAATGCCCATTCCCACGCTCCATGCTCAGCGTTACGTGGGCGGGTACGGGCTGCAGACCGGGGAGATCTGCACCCTCATCTACAACACCCACCCCTACCGAGCCTTCCCCGTGATCCTGCTGGAGACTGTGCCCTGGTACCTGCGCCTCTACGTGCACACCCTCACCATCATCACCAAAGGGAAGGAGAACAAGCCCAGTGAGTGAACCCTCCAAGCAGCACATGCCACCCCATTCCCTTGGCATGAGCAGCTCATTCCAAAGGTGGTTTAATCCCTCCCTCAGGTCCCAGTGATCCCTGGGAAACTGGATtgtgaaacaaaatatttcaggatgTTTTCCTAGCCTCAAGTTCAGTGCTCACAGCAGATGAGACCattaaattagttttatttataaGAGGCACAAGGATGGTGTTTGATAATCCAATAAGGATTTAAACCAACATGAATTAATTTTTGTAGCACAGGAAGCTCAATTTAAAACTGATAATTGcgttttattttgcatttatacCTTTCCTTATGAATACCTGACCATCATGGGTCAGTAGCTTTAAAGACCAGCTAAATTTACTTTTAACACATACTTTTTGCTATGGGTGCATCTTCACTTGCCCAGAAAACCTCTCTCATGACAGTGGAAGCAGGAGCACCCACCTCATGGGAGGTGTCCAGGCAATGTGAGATTGGACAAGGTTTCCCTGGTGCCAATGTGGAAATCTCTTTGGGGTTAGGTTACATCCACTACCAGCCAGCCCAGGACCGGAGCCGGCCGCACCTCTTGGAAATGCTGATCCAGCTGCCAGCCAACTCCGTCACCAAGATCACAATCCAGTTTGAGAGGGCCTTGCTGAAGTGGACAGAGTACCCACCTGACCCCAATCATGGCTTTTATGTTGGGTAATGACATTCCTCAGCTCCTCATCCCTTTCTGGGCTTTGCATAGGACTTACTGCCCAGGTCTCTGGAGATGTCTTTCCTGCCAGGACTGACACTGGCGTGTTCTTTGTCCCCTTAGTTCATCTGTGCTCAGTGCCCTGGTGCCCAGTGTCACTGCAATGAAGGACATGGATGTGGAGCAGAGCCCTCTCTTCACCTCACTGTGAGtgtgtggggagcagggctgtgccacaacctgcaggctgtggctgctctcatTCTCTCTGGTGAGCACAAACACAGGTCCTGTGCAGGCTGACCTTGCCTTTCCTTCTCCCACTCTCCAGGTTTCCTTCCTCCGATGGCTCCAGCTATTTTGTGCGCCTGtacacagagccactgctggtGAACCTGCCAACCCCAGACTTCAGCATGCCCTACAACGTCATCTGCCTCACCTGCACCGTGGTGGCCGTGTGCTACGGCTCCTTCTACAACCTGCTGACCAGAACGTTCCACGTGGAGGAGCCCAGCCGGGGCGGGCTGGCCAAGCGGCTGGCCAACGTCATCCGAAAATTCAGGGGGGTGCCCCCACTCTGAGAGgggccagggcagccagcactgcttgcagggctctgtgggagacagacagcagagcactgctgcCTCTTGACTTGCTGGAAGCAGCTTGTTGTGTTTTGCTGCCCGG is a window from the Ammospiza nelsoni isolate bAmmNel1 chromosome 12, bAmmNel1.pri, whole genome shotgun sequence genome containing:
- the PIGT gene encoding GPI transamidase component PIG-T, producing MAAAVLLLLLLAAAGPGPGRADAGRERRDALREELLLSPLPTGDVAATFQFRTRWDADLQRGAVSHYRLFPKALGRLVAALGVRELHLALTQGFWRTRYWGQPPLQAPAGAELWVWFQPTVTDVDKAWKELSNILSGIFCASLNFIDSTNTVIPTASFKPLGLANGTDHHLLRYAVLPREVVCTENLTPWKKLLPCGSKAGLAVLLKAERLFHSSYHSQAVHIRPICRDASCLAMSWELRQTLTVVFDFFSSGQGKKDWSLFKMFSRTLTDTCPLASQSKVYVDISPKNKEKELLEVSPPPTSVHEAIVQGDRRTYAVYDLLSPSLFNTSRSLNVQLKWKRPQDSSEMPIPTLHAQRYVGGYGLQTGEICTLIYNTHPYRAFPVILLETVPWYLRLYVHTLTIITKGKENKPSYIHYQPAQDRSRPHLLEMLIQLPANSVTKITIQFERALLKWTEYPPDPNHGFYVGSSVLSALVPSVTAMKDMDVEQSPLFTSLFPSSDGSSYFVRLYTEPLLVNLPTPDFSMPYNVICLTCTVVAVCYGSFYNLLTRTFHVEEPSRGGLAKRLANVIRKFRGVPPL